In one window of Mytilus trossulus isolate FHL-02 chromosome 7, PNRI_Mtr1.1.1.hap1, whole genome shotgun sequence DNA:
- the LOC134724673 gene encoding ubiquitin carboxyl-terminal hydrolase 36-like, whose product MPASSSDNIYQIEETLKSSLSGGGDLDSDITSSSKRILLTQIVFKPAEKPYSLQIDSLRKKYIPLNPSQNNQDRGDAEHNKERKMNGSGDVEDGLPVPKVVLYPEENVKLEWRKIQRIGAGLVNMGNTCFLNSTLQCLTYTAPLVNYCMSDEHNSSCKQAGFCMMCELQRHIKRCFENYGNAIKPQSILQKLRLIAKHMHWGRQEDAHEFLRYLVEALQKSCHNNLNGYAKLDKFSKETTVVNQIFGGFLRSQVQCLKCKERSNTFDPLLDISLDIKNVPTLEKAFEKYVHPEMLDNDNAYMCTKCKQKVPAQKRFSVHKPPNVLTISFKRFDFHRMMGKITRHVNFPEKLNIRPYMSIRQGEPVQYSLYAVLVHSGVHCNSGHYYCYVKSPSQVWYCMNDSMVTQVSASRVLSSEAYLLFYSKVKPSAQKQKPHLIGPVQPNNHINNKFSTAVNGIKVHHSNDVGMLVQRKSTPVIKPHTSASSSISHISHDTKRPPASTPLPANREKVAFGIRPKQMIKPHDENPKEKPRIVMQIKNGKVTTYEKSPNGKSKLVPYDGDSDSEEETSQTKMNGPSAKVQMDKMKVDNESSTKHRNGNGVIFDQKLNATTSVPGNQHLLETSQKESRSNGGTKQKNNGHSQNINTSRDLMSDKKSLLEISSLSCVTSTKINATSNWHVLNQDLILSSSRGSNSSKESNNSTTEWQIKDSKDIPQFPKVPDCQHPGWKVTDGSNQTDSRKGLKHVAETFKESLEDVKVHDTVSDVRSDHNYQISSKSSSEKDNLISSSNADSSEGSKKHKKKKRKHDKEHEENKHQESVSSSDMESQRKKHKKKKHKHKKDREEEEVSEKKRKRHRDDEDRKHNHDDSKKKKLDTESDDSTELVWVEKTKDSLTSKTIDSLTTKTSESAPVQSWDHHVKDGYKRQKNGSHSKPTWDGSKNSSVAETLEKTASLHSFGPSVLSWDGGKSNLDREVEKDKERKRHWSDDDYDDEIDTGKVKKVKQHYSDTTLQGSNVFTYVQNEKNKDKHFGGNHGIGQSHSYHNHQHHNSGHKGHHNSYRGNNGHRNYRNHNSGQKY is encoded by the exons ATGCCTGCAAGTTCTTCTGACAATATCTACCAAATTGAGGAGACTTTAAAGTCGTCCCTTTCTGGAGGTGGAGATTTAGATAGTGATATTACTTCATCATCTAAAAGGATTCTACTGACCCAGATTGTATTCAAACCTGCTGAGAAACCATATTCATTGCAAATTGATTCCTTAAGAAAGAAGTACATCCCCTTAAACCCTTCTCAGAACAATCAAGATCGTGGAGATGCTGAGCATAATAAAG AACGTAAAATGAATGGTTCCGGAGATGTTGAAGATGGTCTTCCTGTACCAAAAGTAGTGTTGTACCCAGAGGAAAACGTCAAGTTGGAATGGCGGAAGATTCAGAGGATAGGTGCTGGTCTGGTCAACATGGGCAACACTTGCTTTCTTAATTCTACACTACAATGTCTGACATACACAGCACCACTGGTTAATTACTGCATGAGTGATGAGCACAATTCTTCAT GCAAACAAGCAGGATTTTGCATGATGTGTGAGTTACAGAGGCACATCAAAAGATGCTTTGAGAATTATGGAAATGCTATTAAACCACAGTCAATTCTTCAAAAGCTTAGAT TGATTGCCAAACACATGCATTGGGGAAGACAAGAAGATGCCCATGAGTTTCTACGTTATCTGGTGGAAGCCTTACAGAAGTCCTGTCATAACAATCTAAATGGATACGCTAA GTTGGACAAATTTAGCAAAGAAACAACAGTAGTTAATCAGATATTTGGAGGATTTCTAAGAAGCCAGG tgCAATGTTTGAAGTGTAAAGAGAGATCCAATACATTTGATCCCCTTCTGGACATTAGTTTAGATATCAAG AATGTACCAACACTAGAGAAAGCTTTTGAAAAGTATGTGCATCCTGAGATGTTAGACAATGACAACGCTTACATGTGTACCAA gtGTAAACAGAAGGTACCAGCTCAGAAAAGGTTCTCTGTTCATAAACCTCCAAATGTATTAACAATATCCTTTAAAAG GTTTGATTTCCATAGAATGATGGGTAAGATTACCAGACATGTCAACTTCCCAGAAAAGTTAAACATCAGACCTTACATGAGTATAAGACAG GGTGAACCTGTTCAGTATAGTCTGTATGCTGTGTTAGTACACTCAGGAGTACATTGTAATTCTGGTCATTACTACTGCTATGTAAAGTCTCCAAGTCAAGTATGGTACTGCATGAATGATTCAATG GTTACCCAGGTCAGTGCTTCTAGAGTCTTATCTTCTGAAGCTTATCTGTTGTTTTACAGTAAAGTTAAACCATCTGCACAGAAACAAAAG CCACATCTTATTGGACCAGTTCAACCTAATAACCACATTAACAACAAATTCAGCACAGCTGTAAATggaataaaag ttcatcaCAGCAATGATGTTGGAATGCTTGTACAGAGGAAATCAACTCCAGTCATTAAACCCCATACTAGTGCTTCTTCATCTATATCTCACATAAGTCATGACACAAAAAGACCGCCAGCCTCCACACCCCTCCCTGCAAACAGGGAAAAAGTAGCCTTTGGAATCAGGCcgaaacaaatgattaaaccACATGATGAAAATCCAAAGGAAAAACCAAGAATTGTTATGCAGATTAAAAATGGTAAAGTGACAACTTATGAAAAATCTCCCAATGGAAAGTCAAAGTTGGTTCCCTATGACGGTGATAGTGATTCTGAGGAAGAAACTAGTCAAACTAAAATGAATGGTCCTTCAGCAAAAGTACAGATGGATAAAATGAAAGTAGACAATGAAAGTTCTACAAAACATAGAAATGGAAATGGTGTCATCTTTGATCAGAAACTGAATGCAACAACTTCTGTCCCGGGAAATCAGCATTTGTTGGAAACGTCACAAAAAGAGAGCAGATCCAATGGTGGGAcgaaacagaaaaataatggacattcacaaaatataaataccagCAGAGATTTAATGTCTGATAAGAAAAGTTTGCTTGAAATATCTAGTTTGTCTTGTGTTACCAGCACCAAGATTAATGCAACATCAAACTGGCATGTTTTAAATCAAGATTTGATCCTCAGTTCTTCGCGAGGCTCTAATTCCAGTAAAGAAAGTAACAATTCAACCACAGAATGGCAGATCAAGGATTCTAAAGATATTCCTCAATTTCCAAAAGTGCCAGACTGCCAGCATCCTGGATGGAAGGTCACAGATGGCTCCAATCAGACAGACTCTAGAAAAGGTCTTAAGCATGTAGCAGAAACATTTAAGGAGTCATTGGAAGATGTCAAGGTTCATGATACTGTTTCAGATGTGAGATCGGACCATAACTACCAGATATCTTCAAAATCTTCATCTGAAAAAGACAATCTTATCTCTTCGTCAAATGCAGATTCTTCAGAAGGTAGtaagaaacataaaaagaagAAACGTAAGCATGACAAAGAACATGAGGAGAATAAACATCAGGAATCTGTCAGCAGTTCTGACATGGAATCACAAcgtaaaaaacataaaaagaaaaaacataaacataagaAAGACAGAGAGGAGGAAGAAGTAAGTGAAAAAAAGAGGAAAAGACATAGGGATGACGAAGACAGAAAACATAACCATGACGACAGTAAGAAAAAGAAACTTGATACAGAGTCAGACGATAGTACAGAACTTGTCTGGGTAGAGAAAACAAAGGACTCCTTGACCAGTAAAACAATAGACTCTTTGACCACTAAAACAAGTGAGAGTG cTCCTGTACAGTCTTGGGACCATCATGTAAAAGATGGATATAAGAGACAGAAGAATGGATCTCACAGTAAACCAACCTGGGATGGTAGTAAAAACTCCTCTGTAGCTGAGACTTTAGAAAAAACTGCATCACTGCATAGCTTTGGTCCCTCAG TTTTATCTTGGGATGGAGGAAAGAGCAACTTAGACAGAGAAGTAGAGAAGGATAAAGAGAGAAAGAGGCATTGGTCAGATGATGATTATGATGATGAAATAGACACAGGAAAG gttaAAAAGGTGAAGCAACATTACTCGGACACAACTTTACAAGGATCCAATGTATTTACATATGTCCAGAATGAAAAGAATAAAGATAAG CATTTTGGTGGAAACCATGGCATTGGTCAGTCTCATTCTTACCACAATCATCAACATCATAACTCAGGTCACAAAGGTCATCACAACAGTTACCGTGGAAACAATGGTCATAGAAACTACAGGAATCACAACTCTGGCCAGAAGTATTAA